A window of the Candidatus Bathyarchaeia archaeon genome harbors these coding sequences:
- a CDS encoding ARMT1-like domain-containing protein produces MKVDIECAPCILHRGYMEISEATNDKALQFRAMSALARLLDKEFGPVAVPARLGTKRDRLVKAITGNTDPYAKKKWLSNQRALEVLPQVKRVIAQEKSGEARFRKACLCAIVGNVIEFDIPEHEFRFEDITRLALQAQEDLAVDEISKIIDAAKNAEDILYLTDNAGEIAFDKLLVAELKKLGPRVTVAVKGKPIINDATLQDAKAVGMQEAADDVMSTGTDSVGLVLKECSKRFISLYKSADLIVAKGMGHAETLTETKLTKPHALLLRTKCQPVARFFGTVRGKNVAKLIV; encoded by the coding sequence TTGAAGGTTGACATAGAATGTGCACCGTGCATTCTTCATCGAGGATACATGGAAATCAGTGAAGCCACAAACGACAAGGCTCTTCAGTTTCGAGCAATGTCAGCTCTTGCACGGTTACTTGACAAGGAGTTCGGACCAGTAGCTGTTCCAGCTCGCCTTGGGACGAAACGCGACCGTTTGGTGAAAGCCATAACTGGTAACACGGATCCTTACGCAAAGAAGAAGTGGCTCAGCAACCAGCGCGCCTTAGAAGTTTTGCCTCAGGTTAAACGAGTTATCGCTCAGGAGAAGTCTGGTGAGGCAAGATTCAGGAAGGCTTGTTTGTGCGCTATAGTCGGAAACGTAATTGAGTTTGACATTCCGGAGCATGAGTTTAGATTTGAAGACATTACAAGGCTCGCGCTGCAGGCTCAAGAAGATTTGGCTGTTGACGAGATCTCTAAGATTATTGATGCCGCAAAGAACGCGGAAGACATCTTGTATCTCACTGACAACGCGGGCGAGATCGCTTTTGACAAGTTGCTTGTGGCTGAACTCAAGAAGCTGGGTCCTCGTGTTACTGTGGCTGTGAAGGGTAAACCGATAATTAACGATGCTACGTTGCAGGATGCGAAAGCTGTGGGCATGCAGGAGGCAGCTGACGACGTGATGTCCACTGGAACTGACTCAGTTGGGCTGGTTTTGAAGGAATGTTCGAAGCGCTTCATTTCCTTGTACAAGTCGGCTGACTTGATTGTAGCCAAGGGGATGGGACATGCAGAAACTCTAACTGAGACAAAGCTGACGAAGCCTCATGCATTGTTGTTGCGGACCAAGTGTCAACCTGTGGCACGTTTCTTCGGCACGGTTAGAGGTAAGAACGTGGCTAAGCTGATTGTCTAA